From Prochlorococcus sp. MIT 1223, the proteins below share one genomic window:
- the rplX gene encoding 50S ribosomal protein L24: MLNTPQKAKSLKPSSRIKMRIRKGDTVQVINGKDKGKTGEVLQTMPIENRVIVKGVNMRTKHVKPSQEGESGRIVTEEASLHASNVMFYSTSKKVASRIEIFVDKDGAKKRRLKKTGELID; this comes from the coding sequence ATGTTGAATACTCCTCAAAAAGCTAAGTCTTTAAAACCTTCAAGTCGCATAAAAATGCGAATTCGGAAAGGAGATACTGTACAAGTTATTAATGGAAAAGATAAAGGTAAAACAGGAGAAGTACTTCAAACCATGCCAATAGAAAATCGAGTCATAGTTAAAGGAGTAAATATGCGTACAAAACATGTAAAGCCGTCACAAGAAGGAGAGAGTGGACGAATTGTTACTGAAGAAGCTTCATTACATGCATCAAACGTTATGTTTTATTCCACCTCTAAGAAAGTTGCTAGTCGTATAGAAATATTTGTGGATAAGGATGGAGCGAAGAAACGACGACTTAAGAAAACTGGTGAATTGATTGACTAA
- the rplE gene encoding 50S ribosomal protein L5, whose amino-acid sequence MSLKKRYRETIRPKLLKELGLRNVHQVPQVTKVTVNRGLGEAASNSKSLEASLSEMAVITGQKALVTRAKKAIAGFKIRQGMPIGCAVTLRGDRMYSFLERFINLALPRIRDFRGVSPKSFDGRGNYTIGVKEQLIFPEVSFDKVDSIRGMDITIVTSASSDEEGKALLSEMGMPFRNN is encoded by the coding sequence ATGTCACTTAAAAAGCGCTATCGCGAGACAATTAGACCAAAACTCCTCAAGGAATTGGGCCTAAGGAATGTTCACCAAGTTCCACAGGTGACGAAAGTCACTGTAAATAGAGGACTAGGTGAAGCTGCCTCAAATTCCAAGTCTCTTGAGGCTTCTTTATCTGAAATGGCAGTAATAACTGGACAAAAGGCTTTGGTCACAAGGGCTAAGAAAGCAATTGCAGGCTTCAAAATTCGTCAAGGCATGCCTATTGGTTGTGCTGTGACTCTTAGAGGAGACCGAATGTATTCTTTCTTAGAACGTTTTATTAATCTCGCTTTGCCACGTATTAGAGACTTTAGAGGCGTGAGCCCAAAAAGTTTTGATGGCCGTGGTAATTACACAATAGGAGTTAAAGAACAATTAATTTTTCCAGAAGTATCTTTTGACAAAGTCGATTCAATTAGGGGGATGGACATCACTATTGTCACAAGTGCTAGTTCAGACGAAGAAGGTAAGGCTCTCCTGAGTGAGATGGGAATGCCCTTCCGCAATAACTGA